A window of Platichthys flesus chromosome 23, fPlaFle2.1, whole genome shotgun sequence contains these coding sequences:
- the aebp2 gene encoding zinc finger protein AEBP2 isoform X1, which yields MAPITTDGAEQESQPKPDQNGPGETAETGREEQAVPDPKQEPGDNNESRAGMDVSGGRAEPEQPGDIPSQVPDTDKEAASPCEKPQGEEGEPCGELAEPGKSPVQGSLASSVDSAQEGSRVLKEEQREGENVSCSPPAERTKTAERAGHGAKRRASVELTSSDGEPLSRMDSEDSIGSTLMDMESTASSGRSTPAMLNGHSGGAVSGSGSVPAGGKSLNYTCCWDHCQLVFTSSPDLAEHIRATHVDGQRGGVFVCLWKGCKVYNTPSTSQSWLQRHMLTHSGDKPFKCVVGGCNATFASQGGLARHVPTHFSSQGSSKLSNQGKVKEESPSKAGLNKRRKLKNKQRRSLRMDNAQTARPHDFFDAQTMDAIRHRAICLNLATHIESLGNGHSVVFHSTVIARRKEDSGKVKLLLHWTPEDILPDVWVNESDRLQQKTKVVHLSKLPTDTAVLLDPSIYRMFF from the exons ATGGCTCCAATCACGACCGACGGAGCCGAGCAAGAGTCTCAGCCCAAGCCGGATCAAAACGGCCCCGGCGAAACAGCAGAAACcggcagagaggagcaggccGTGCCGGACCCCAAACAGGAACCGGGCGACAACAACGAGAGCAGAGCAGGAATGGACGTGAGCGGTGGTCGTGCTGAGCCGGAGCAGCCCGGGGACATCCCGTCCCAGGTCCCCGACACCGACAAAGAAGCCGCGTCCCCCTGCGAAAAGCCCCAGGGCGAAGAAGGGGAGCCCTGTGGCGAACTCGCCGAACCGGGGAAAAGTCCCGTTCAGGGGAGTTTGGCGAGTAGTGTCGATTCCGCACAGGAGGGCTCCCGGGTGCTGAAAGAAGaacaaagagagggggagaacgTGTCCTGCTCGCCGCCTGCAGAGCGCACAAAGACCGCGGAGAGAGCCGGACACGGCGCCAAGAGACGGGCCAGCGTGGAGCTGACCTCGTCGGATGGAGAGCCGCTCAGCCGGATGGATTCGGAGGACAG TATCGGCAGCACCCTGATGGACATGGAGAGCACGGCATCCAGCGGTCGCTCCACTCCAGCCATGCTCAATGGTCACAGCGGGGGTGCAGTGTCTGGGAGCGGTTCGGTGCCTGCAGGGGGCAAGTCCCTGAACTACACGTGCTGCTGGGATCACTGTCAGTTGGTATTTACCAGCAGTCCTGACCTGGCTGAGCATATCAGAGCCACACATGTGGacggacagagaggaggg gtgtttgtgtgtctgtggaaagGCTGTAAAGTGTACAACACACCATCAACCAGTCAGAGCtggctgcagagacacatgCTGACCCACAGCGGGGACAAACCATTCAAG TGTGTGGTGGGGGGCTGCAACGCCACGTTTGCCTCGCAGGGGGGGCTGGCACGTCATGTCCCCACTCACTTCAGCTCACAGGGTTCATCCAAACTGTCCAATCAGGGAAAAGTGAAGGAGGAGTCCCCGTCCAAGGCTGGCCtaaacaagaggaggaaactCAAGAACAAACAGCGACGTTCACTCCGTATGGACAATGCACAAACAg ccCGACCTCATGACTTCTTCGATGCTCAGACCATGGACGCCATCCGTCATCGAGCCATCTGCCTCAACCTGGCAACACACATCGAGAGCCTGGGCAATGGACACAGTGTGGTTTTCCACAGCACg gtAATAGCCAGAAGGAAAGAAGACTCTGGGAAAGTTAAGCTCTTGTTGCACTGGACACCAGAAGACAT
- the aebp2 gene encoding zinc finger protein AEBP2 isoform X2, with amino-acid sequence MAPITTDGAEQESQPKPDQNGPGETAETGREEQAVPDPKQEPGDNNESRAGMDVSGGRAEPEQPGDIPSQVPDTDKEAASPCEKPQGEEGEPCGELAEPGKSPVQGSLASSVDSAQEGSRVLKEEQREGENVSCSPPAERTKTAERAGHGAKRRASVELTSSDGEPLSRMDSEDSIGSTLMDMESTASSGRSTPAMLNGHSGGAVSGSGSVPAGGKSLNYTCCWDHCQLVFTSSPDLAEHIRATHVDGQRGGVFVCLWKGCKVYNTPSTSQSWLQRHMLTHSGDKPFKCVVGGCNATFASQGGLARHVPTHFSSQGSSKLSNQGKVKEESPSKAGLNKRRKLKNKQRRSLPRPHDFFDAQTMDAIRHRAICLNLATHIESLGNGHSVVFHSTVIARRKEDSGKVKLLLHWTPEDILPDVWVNESDRLQQKTKVVHLSKLPTDTAVLLDPSIYRMFF; translated from the exons ATGGCTCCAATCACGACCGACGGAGCCGAGCAAGAGTCTCAGCCCAAGCCGGATCAAAACGGCCCCGGCGAAACAGCAGAAACcggcagagaggagcaggccGTGCCGGACCCCAAACAGGAACCGGGCGACAACAACGAGAGCAGAGCAGGAATGGACGTGAGCGGTGGTCGTGCTGAGCCGGAGCAGCCCGGGGACATCCCGTCCCAGGTCCCCGACACCGACAAAGAAGCCGCGTCCCCCTGCGAAAAGCCCCAGGGCGAAGAAGGGGAGCCCTGTGGCGAACTCGCCGAACCGGGGAAAAGTCCCGTTCAGGGGAGTTTGGCGAGTAGTGTCGATTCCGCACAGGAGGGCTCCCGGGTGCTGAAAGAAGaacaaagagagggggagaacgTGTCCTGCTCGCCGCCTGCAGAGCGCACAAAGACCGCGGAGAGAGCCGGACACGGCGCCAAGAGACGGGCCAGCGTGGAGCTGACCTCGTCGGATGGAGAGCCGCTCAGCCGGATGGATTCGGAGGACAG TATCGGCAGCACCCTGATGGACATGGAGAGCACGGCATCCAGCGGTCGCTCCACTCCAGCCATGCTCAATGGTCACAGCGGGGGTGCAGTGTCTGGGAGCGGTTCGGTGCCTGCAGGGGGCAAGTCCCTGAACTACACGTGCTGCTGGGATCACTGTCAGTTGGTATTTACCAGCAGTCCTGACCTGGCTGAGCATATCAGAGCCACACATGTGGacggacagagaggaggg gtgtttgtgtgtctgtggaaagGCTGTAAAGTGTACAACACACCATCAACCAGTCAGAGCtggctgcagagacacatgCTGACCCACAGCGGGGACAAACCATTCAAG TGTGTGGTGGGGGGCTGCAACGCCACGTTTGCCTCGCAGGGGGGGCTGGCACGTCATGTCCCCACTCACTTCAGCTCACAGGGTTCATCCAAACTGTCCAATCAGGGAAAAGTGAAGGAGGAGTCCCCGTCCAAGGCTGGCCtaaacaagaggaggaaactCAAGAACAAACAGCGACGTTCACTCC ccCGACCTCATGACTTCTTCGATGCTCAGACCATGGACGCCATCCGTCATCGAGCCATCTGCCTCAACCTGGCAACACACATCGAGAGCCTGGGCAATGGACACAGTGTGGTTTTCCACAGCACg gtAATAGCCAGAAGGAAAGAAGACTCTGGGAAAGTTAAGCTCTTGTTGCACTGGACACCAGAAGACAT